Genomic DNA from Lactuca sativa cultivar Salinas chromosome 8, Lsat_Salinas_v11, whole genome shotgun sequence:
GTTTATTTTCATTTCTTATGGTCGCATTACGACGAAGAaatatataaaaacatcaaaacGACGTTCCCGTATCTGAggtttaaagtttataaattcgATTCGAATCGTGTAAAGGGGAAGATATCGAAGTCGATACGACAAGCGCTTGATCAACCGTTGAACTACGCGAGAGTTTATTTAGGGGATATATTGCCGATGAATGTGAAGCGTGTGATTTATTTGGATTCGGATATTATAACGGTTGATGACGTGGAGAAGTTATGGAGAGTTGAGTTGGAGGAGAAGGTGCTTGCTGCACCGGAATATTGCCAAGCGAATTTCACGAGATATTTCACGAATAACTTCTGGAGGGATCcggagttggtgaaaacgtttaAGGGTCGAAAAGCGTGTTATTTTAACACGGGGGTTATGGTTGTTGATGTGTTGAAATGGAGAAAAGGAAGGTATTCATATAAAGTGGAAAAATGGATGGTGGTTCAAAAGCAGAAAAGGATATATCATTTAGGTTCGTTGCCACCTTTTTTGCTTGTTTTGGCTGGGAATAttaaagggattgaccatagatGGAACCAGCATGGGTTGGGTGGTGATAACATTGAAGGAAAATGTAGGAGTTTGCACCCTGGTCCAATTAGTTTGCTTCATTGGAGTGGGAAAGGTAAACCATGGTTGAGATTAGACTCCAGGAAACCTTGCACTGTTGATCACTTGTGGGCCCCCTATGATCTTTATCGCTCCAAAAATCATATCCTCGAAGAATAATCACCATAATTAATGAGTCATTGTTTTGTTTGATTCATAAAAAAGCAAGAACCGAAACCGAGTGAATGGGTTTGGTTAACTACCTGCCAAGTGCCAAGGATGGAATCCAGTGTGGTGTCGTCCATGTTAATCTTCTGATCATCAAGTTATCAGAAAAGAATCTTGCATATGTTGGAATGGAGGAATGTATGTGCAAGTCCAAGTGTGAAGCCAACATGTTAAAATTTCATGACCTTAATCATGTTAGTTAAGTTAAAGAGTTTAGTCTAATTAATATTTTGTAGAAAGTAGTTAAGAATGTTTTGAAGACTAATATAGAATATTATAGATTATAGATATAGAttcacacttttttttttcttcaagaaaaaaacaaaaagaaaaaaagaaaaaaactaaacTGCCTATAAACTAATAAAAGTCTATTTAATTAATAACGAATTAATGCCAATTCTAATGTGAAATTTTAAGTGCTGCTAATAGAAAAACATgggtttaaattttaattaagcAACACTG
This window encodes:
- the LOC111897857 gene encoding probable galacturonosyltransferase-like 4, which encodes MAIRRIFSLSPLIGLLSLFLIITLILLTTTAATTNIRLSLTRKRSKALPVFREAPAFRNGDTCTNTRIHIAMTLDYNYLRGTMAAVLSILQHSFCPENVYFHFLWSHYDEEIYKNIKTTFPYLRFKVYKFDSNRVKGKISKSIRQALDQPLNYARVYLGDILPMNVKRVIYLDSDIITVDDVEKLWRVELEEKVLAAPEYCQANFTRYFTNNFWRDPELVKTFKGRKACYFNTGVMVVDVLKWRKGRYSYKVEKWMVVQKQKRIYHLGSLPPFLLVLAGNIKGIDHRWNQHGLGGDNIEGKCRSLHPGPISLLHWSGKGKPWLRLDSRKPCTVDHLWAPYDLYRSKNHILEE